The genomic interval TTCTTCAATTTGTggtattattgtattatttttttaatgctAAGTCCAATTATTTggtacttattttttaaaattacacTTCCACCAGAGTCTCTCTTTTGCTTTAATTGAGAGCATTTTGTGTAATTTGTTATCTTAAGCAAAATAATAGCCATTTGCTGCGCATGGCTAGATTTTATACTTAGCtttttttcagattttttttGGTGATTTAAAGCACATAATTATTCTTACTtattttaattttggtttgaaGTTAATAATATTTATGATCCTGAACGTTTTATGTTCTTGGGAGTTTGTAGTTCCGTGGTCTATGCTTTTGACTTAATAGAATAGTGGTTTGTTCTAAGACATGATTAAATTTTTCAATGCCTCGTTTATGCTGTTTTGTTTATTAGCTTCTTTAATTCTGCCTTTACCTTTCTTCTTTTAGAGTTGTAACTAACTGGAAGTGTTCATTTATCAAGAAATGGTGTTATTTTCCTGTAGTTTTTCTGTATCCCTTCGATTATGGATTGTTGCTTGTTAATCCCTGATACATGTTGGTAAATTAGAAATATCATATTTATCAGCCCATGTTAGGTGTTGAATTGAGTCTCCTCTCTCTACCACCCATTTGTTGCTGGGTTTGAAGGAAGAAATAAAAGGGGTTGCGATGGAGTGTTGTTTGGAAATATTTTACCTAACGAGGATGAAGATCTTCTAGCATTGGTTAATATCCTGTTCCTGCACTCGTCTTGTTAACGTTCTTTGCTTTTTTGTTCAAAATTCTAACTATTTAGAAAGTTTAAAGATAATTATTCATACAAATCTAATTAGACAATCTAATCCTAGTGGATCTTAAATATAAAGTTTATTTTGTTTTGGTCAGAATTCTTCTCATATGATTGAAGTGGCCATTGTAATCAGGCAGTCAATTTTTTAACCATTTGATTTTGGCTGATAAAGCGTGTGGCTTCGTGAAGTATGGTTTATCACTTGATTATTGTTGCATGCATagatttattatgatattttagttACAACTTCAATGCCTGTGCAGCTAACTGGTCATTCCAAATCATCATGGACTGCCTTTCCTTTGGCTCACAAATGGGCAACTTTGGCAAGGCCATTCAGGTACCTTGGATTTGATTTGTCCTGTCAGTCTACTATTTTAAGTTAAGCTTGCTTTTTTGATTTGACGCTGGACACCTTCTCTTCAACACAGTTCGAAACCTCCTGGGAATGATGTTATTGGCATTGATTTGGGTACTACCAACTCATGTGTTGCAGTTATGGAGGGAAAGGTATGGCTTTGTTGTTATGGAAGAATTAGACcttgttacttttaaaaaaatgttGTTTGTTCTATGAGGGCATTGATTAATGCTGACATTATCTGCAGAATCCCAAAGTAATTGAGAATTCTGAAGGGTCTCGGACCACACCATCAGTGGTTGCCTTTTCTCCCAAAGGAGAACTACTTGTGGGTACTCCAGCAAAACGTCAGGCTGTGACCAACCCAACAAATACCGTTTTTGGGACAAAGCGTTTGATTGGTAGACGCTTTGATGATCCCCTGACACAAAAGGAAATGAAGATGGTTCCATATAAAATAGTCAGGGCCCCAAATGGTGATGCATGGGTAGAAGCAAATGGACAACAATATTCCCCTAGCCAAATTGGGGCTTTCATTTTAACCAAGATGAAGGAAACTGCTGAGTCCTACCTTGGAAAGATGATTACCAAAGCCGTGATCACTGTTCCAGCTTATTTTAATGATGCTCAACGACAAGCAACGAAGGATGCTGGACGAATTGCTGGCCTAGATGTACAGAGAATTATTAATGAGCCCACAGCTGCAGCACTTTCCTATGGCTTAAACAATAAAGAGGGTCTTATAGCCGTTTTTGATCTTGGTGGTGGCACATTTGATGTTTCTATCTTAGAGATATCTAATGGTGTTTTTGAGGTATGAATTTGTCTGTCTATTCAGAAAACTCATTTTCCTTTCTTCCCTCCTTCAGGCAAATCCATATGGTCTTTTGTGTAGGTGAAAGCAACAAATGGTGATACATTCTTGGGAGGGGAGGATTTTGACAATACTCTTCTGGAGTTCTTAGTTAGCGAATTTAAGAAAACAGATGGGATTGATCTCTCAAAGGATAGGCTTGCCCTACAGAGACTCCGCGAAGCAGCTGAGAAAGCGAAGATAGAACTCTCATCAACATCCCAGACTGAAATCAACCTGCCATTTATCACGGCTGATGCATCAGGTGCAAAACATTTGAATATCACATTGACCAGATCAAAATTTGAGAGTTTGGTGAACCATTTGATTGAGAGGACTAGGTCACCATGTAAGAACTGTTTGAAAGATGCTGGCGTATCTATCAAGGATGTGAATGAGGTTCTTCTTGTTGGGGGAATGACTCGTGTTCCCAAAGTACAAGAAGTGGTTGCAGAAATATTTGGCAAAAGCCCAAGCAAAGGTGTAAATCCTGATGAGGCAGTTGCTATGGGAGCTGCAATTCAAGGTGGTATTCTTCGTGGAGATGTGAAGGAGTTGCTTCTTCTAGATGTCACTCCTTTATCGCTTGGTATTGAGACACTCGGAGGTATCTTCACCCGGTTGATCACCAGGAATACCACCATTCCAACAAAGAAGAGTCAGGTGAGCCCTCACTGACTACAGTTTAATACTCTGAAAATTTAATAGTTAGGGTTTGCATTGAATTGTTAAGAGTGGCATTGTAGAACTTCCTCAGCCCATGGCCCAGCGGTCTTGTATTTTAGGAACTAAGACATGCTTGAAGCTCATGCTATTTTCAGGGCAGATAGGATAAATGGATGATTATCCCAATGCAACCTAGCTCTAGCTGAAAAGCACAGGGTCTCTGCTCTTGATGGGCCATGGATTAGCTTTCAGCCCAAAGAATGACTTTAGCTGACCTGCTCAACTAAACCTGTTCTGGAGTCTCAAGTTCACAGCCATATGGAATAGGTCTCTGTTGTTGATATTGTGCTATAATGTTTTTTAGTGTTTTAAGTGGAATTTTTTTGTGATCCCAGGTCTTCTCAACAGCTGCAGACAACCAAACTCAAGTTGGCATCCGTGTACTGCAAGGTGAACGTGAAATGGCATCTGACAACAAGCTTCTGGGTGAGTTTGAACTTGTTGGGATTCCACCAGCCCCTAGAGGCATGCCTCAAATTGAAGTCACATTTGACATCGACGCCAATGGTATTGTCACCGTCTCTGCTAAGGACAAGGCCACTGGGAAGGAACAACAGATTACGATCCGATCATCTGGAGGGCTTTCCGATGATGATATTGAGAAGATGGTTAAGGAAGCTGAGTTGCATGCTCAGAAGGATAAGGAAAGAAAAACTCTTATTGATATTAGAAACAGTGCGGACACTACCATCTATAGCATAGAGAAGAGCTTGAGTGAGTACAGAGACAAGATTCCAAGTGAGGTTGCAACAGAGATTGAATCAGCAGTTGCAGATTTGAGAAAGGCAATGACAGGGGACGACAGTGAAGAAATTAAGTCAAAACTTGACAATGCAAACAAAGCTGTATCAAAGATTGGAGAGCACATGTCAAAGAGTTCGGGAGGTGGTTCCTCTGATGGTGGTTCTCAGGGCGGCGACAAGACTCCGGAGGCAGAATACGAAGAAGTGAAAAAGTAGGCACCCAGTGGGTTATTGTGATGGAAGTTTCTTTATGAGTTGGGTCATATGTTGCTTAAATATCTCTCATTTTTCACTTTTAGCAGGGGATAAATCTGATGTCAAAGAGCTCGGGAGGTGGTTCCTCTGGTGGTGGTTCTCAGGGCGGGAACCAGACTCCGGAGGCAGAATACGAAGAATTGAAAAAGTGTATGCGCCCAGTGGGTTACTTTGATGGAAGTTTCTTTTTGAGTTGGGTCATATGTTGCTTAAGTATCTCTCATTTACTTTTCGCTTTTAGCAGGGGATAAATCTGATGTTCACAGGCAGTTTTGTATTTAAATCTTGGGTGTTTGGATATATTTTAGGAAGTTCCTTGGCTGTTGAGTGCCACACATGTGATTCTCGATGAGATTTTTGTGGAACCGGTTCTGTATTTTCTATCAACTGTGACATTTTGTAATAGTTAATAGGAGATTGCTTTCTGAGCAACCCCAAATAAAAGAGAAGCTCGACAACGGACAACTGTGTAGCTAATGAAATAGGAGACTGGACAGAACTGCAAATTTTGAATCAGCATTTTGTTCCTCTATTCCTTTCACATATTATTGACACTAGTTAAAGGGTGATGCTAACCCTGTTTAGCTTCAACTTTTTGAAGCTTAAAAGTAAAATTACATGCATGTACTCAAATTCATGCTGAAGAACTATGATACCACTTCCATTATTTGGAGTTTTGCTCCTGACCTTGTGCACCTCACCTGCAACAACAGAGGATGGGGGGGCAGCCTTCTTCTCCATCTTCCATCACAGCTAATAATTTAAGCAGAGACTTCTTCTCCGTCTTCCATCACAGCTAATAATTTAAGCAGAGAGATTCAAAAGCTTGTTTTGGTGTTATACCGAGGGAAGGGAAAAGATGGAGAGAAACGTATCTATAATTTTGGGCATGGGGAAAGGCACAAGAGCCTTTTATCCACAAAATCTCAAGCTCCAACTGCCTTTTCCTATGCTGCGATTCGTGATGTGCACAGGTGTATAAgggaaaaaatggaatttaaaataataaaaaatgggtCAGTGATAATTTAAGGGCATAGACTTCACCTTGCTTTTAAATTTCATAAAGTCATGCCAGCGATGGTAAAAATTAGAGTGTTAACTCTCAATCATCATTCCTCAGGAAAGATGATCTACTAGTTCGATGGCTCGATGGAGGTGAATTGGTCTTCAATGGCTGTAGCTATAGCCAATGATCATAACAAATAgatcatttaaatatttgataTTTGTTCTTTTGGCTCCAAATCTAtgattatttttcaaatatttattttaagaagTTAGATTATTGTTTATAATATTAGAAACTTTACAAAAGTTTCTTTCATCGCCCGCCCTTCAAAAACTACAACATTTGCATAGAGGAGTATCTGTGTGGACCACTTTTGACAAAATGATTTTCTCCCCATTGTAGTATTTAAGATGAACTTCTTAATAGTTTTATTTAGTTTTAGTTAATGTTAATATTTtgatacttttatttttatttttcttttgaagaTTGGGATATGTTGAGAAATACTATTTGTACTTTTTGTATGTAATATTATTTTATCCTCCTAAAATTCATGACGTCCCAAAAAATACAAAGATATTAAGTTTTATTAACCAAAAGAAGCATAAAAGCATATCTATTGCttatttattcttatttaatATACAATATGGATACATTGGTTTAATGTGAAAATTAGTGAGTTTAGTTTATTATTGCCTAaatgttttgaaaaaatatatcaaaagaaaatctcCTTCTTAGTATCTCTAATCCTTGTATTATAAAGGGAATTTCCCCACCTGTCATCTTTCACAAATCCAAATCTATTCCATGTAAGTTGCTCTCATATgcttttaaaatatttgattgTTTAAgggtataaaaaaaattttaaagggtaAAAGACACTCATCTCCCTTGAGGTTTTGCAAAAGGACAGATACTTcctctgagatttcaaaaatctcaagaatCTCTACTAAAGTTTGTCAAAAATGACACAAATCTcgcttgagatttcaaaatatcACATACCTCCCCTGAGATTTGCCAGAAAGACACAAACATctcctaaaaaaaatttattttttttgtaaaatttaagggaagatttgtatctttttgacaaattttaagaGAGATTCTcgaaatttttaaaacttcaagAGAAGTTTCTAGAATTTTTGAAACATAAGGAGAGGTTTTATATTTTTGTCAAATCCCAAAGAAGGTAAGTGCGTTTTgtcctaaaaaaaaaatgcacaggTAACTAACAACATGTCCTTACACATgcatattttaattaattcttcTTTAACTAATATTACTATTCTAACATATATTTTAGCAATGATCTGCGATGATGTAATTTCAACTATTATGGAGATTCGTGCTATTGGGCTATATCTGACTTTTGAATATCAAATTTTCATTGATTTTTCCACGATAATTTAATTGGTcagaaaattatttaaaattttttttttttttgttaattttgtaTTACAATTGGATTATTTTCaagtgaaagaaaaagaaagaggaagCAAATAGACTTGGGCTCTGACCACCTACTATTGTCGTGAAACCACTTTCACACCACTTTCCCTTTAAACAAATACAGTTTCTATTGTAAAAGATGAACTAATAATAGGATGTAggcaataaaatataataattaaaggGAACTAATCGATTGAGGGGTGTGTAGCACTTGCCTTAGGATAGATTTCGCCACTTCGGTATGGTGCAAAAGCCTCTTCGGCATCCACTCTTAGGATACATTAGCTCTTCTAATTTGTGTACACTCACTGCTCGAGAGACAAGAACAACTTTGACTTACTAATCCAAACATATATGagaaaaatgatgaaataagaACAACGAAACTATGATTGCAAGAATTTCAAATTCAGTAATCGGACATGAACCGcggtaataaaaaaaaattagataaaacAACTTGGGAGGAAGAAGAGAGCATTCATAgtttttgtaacgacccaaaaatttaaaacaatcaAATAACATGATTAACGACGCGATCAGATAAATGTTCTGATGCCACTTACCACGGCCCCGAAAAATTTCAacacatcatatatataaatacccGGAATGTCATATCATAACTACTATCAACACATACATGCCTTGATACCACGATTGTCGTATCATAAAAAACTCAGTGGGGTCCAAGGTATCACTATCCATAACATAATAAAACAAACGACAAAAgcaaatattttttctaatatcatatataccagagtactaacccaATCAGGACATCTGCCGGTCACAAAATAATACATATGATCACCCCAAATATCCAAAAACATCTAACACAATCCATACAGTATCCTGCCCACACTCACCCTCGATGTGATTGTTTCAGTCCTGTCCTGGAGCTCCTAGGCTCAACttcccgaaggacctgaaaagttaatatTTTGGATGGtgtgagatacctctcaataagacgaaatacaTTATAATCATTGTGTTGTAGATGAGTTCTATTGTGCCAATTATTTATATATGTCTCTTATATTACCCCTAAATATACTCAACatcagtataatcaatatgatgcaAACATAAGGTTTACGACATATCACACACAAGgtaaaatagtttataatagaTCTGCTAAGGTACGATTTACGACATATttcaaataatataatgtagttCAGTTACATCTACTAACGTAGGTTTTACAACACATCACagataattaaatttacacttcTATAACACTTCTATATGCCACACAAATCATCTCCTTCGATTTATACGCCACACAGGCCTTCggcatcagtatagacttcacacagaatTTCTATATTGAGCATCACTACTTCAATTTATTCGCCACACAGGCCTTCGGCATCaatatagacttcacacagaatTTCTATATTGaacatcaccacttcaatttattcGCCACACAGGCCTTTgacatcagtatagacttcacacaaaGTTTCTATACTGAATCTCATCACttcatatttttcaatcaaaCGCAAGATCTAACCTACCATTTTATGATTAATGGAATTAAACTGTCATATCTACATATCCATGTCAAACctgtcattttaaaattttatagtaatcctactatatacatatatccataaacTAGTATTATACCACATACTCACAATATCATACCATCACAATTTCAACAAActcatataaaattatttgttaattaatctcATGTTACACAGTTATACATTAAAATATTCATTTAAGTAATCTGTATCCATCGGGAAAAAGTGCGTATTTCTAAAATCTGGTTCGATTGTTTTCcgaaaattctatttaattttaaacatgcaatttttttctaaaatggaGGCACACGAACCACCCTCTTGGTTATTTCCAAATATGTATAACACTCAAAAACGACCATGTCATACGCCCAAATCATACAAAAATTCAAATACGACGTATGCAtataatatactcaaatttaatcggttcaaaatcTTTAAAAAGCTGATataatgtattccccttacctgatccctAGAGAAATACTTGCAAGGATCCTAAGGTAGTGTCTGTGGCATTCGCACAAATCCttatattcataaattttaaCTTAGTTAATTAAATCTTGGAATAATTACTATCGCTCATACGCTCTCATTcaccggttaaattctaaaaatgcgggtatgattcacttttcatatttaaattgaatttttaacatatttaaaaacaccaatatgatcaaactTTCGCAGTTTAATCTTATCCtatgaatatttccaaaaatctaatataatcaaatcctacagtttaatttaatcccaaaaatatttccaaaaatctaataaaaTTCAATCCTACTgtttaatttaatcctaggaatatttcaaaaaaatctaatataattcaatcctgcagtttaatttaatcccaggaatatttccaaaaatctaatataatcaaatattacaatttaataaataaaccataattttcatacccataaaattatTTAGAAAACCATATAAATATTCCAATaattatataccatgatttaatcgggtgaatttctaaaataactgacataatttgtattCTTTACCTTAGCCTGCCTAGGATCCCCAGATCAAAAATCTGttccgattaaaatgacgagaatTGAAGttaggaccctatggtggtgtctgatcgtcaatttgactgaaaatttaagagaaattgaggagagagagagggggggggggagtttacctcatcccaagagtggtgcctacgatgccctaatcacgaatccactccggttaaaatttTGGTGGTCAAGAATGAAACACAGATGTATTTTTCGTTCTTCGATCGACACACATTTGACCGAAAAAATCGaggcggagagagagagagagagagagaaggtgaggagagagagagacgagagagagagagtctctaGGAAAGAAATCTTTCAATTGAAAGATTGGATTGAATCTTTCCAAGGaagattcaatatatatatatacatatatatatcttattatattatttatttatttaattcagcttaataattaataattattctttttTAGGCCGTTACAGTTTTTTTTACTTGTCTATgtttagctctctctctctctctctctctctctctctctatctatctctctctctctctctctatatatatatatatataatcaatttATTTTAAAACGGTCACAAGACTCGTTAAAAAATGGTCAAAAAATGGTAAGAAGAATAGTCAAAAAATGGGCATAAAAAGATGATTAACAACAaccatcaaaaactattttctagagattaataaaactaaataaaatagtTAAATGACCATTAGAGGAGAGTAGTAAAAACCTTGAAATACCTTTACACAAAATACTAATAATCTCCCACTATTTCAAAAGATTAAAAGAACATCTAGGTTATCAATCAAAATGTAATGTATCATATCTAATGTCTTTTGGGTTATGAACTAGACTTAGAAAGCTAAGTTATAATACACAAAAATACAGTGAGACATTAAAACTCCATGAACCATAATTCCTATTGTAAGTCAAACACACTTATCATTTACATTATACTCTAAAGCTAAACCATTCAATGCGGGTTGATGCGATTAGGCCA from Malania oleifera isolate guangnan ecotype guangnan chromosome 9, ASM2987363v1, whole genome shotgun sequence carries:
- the LOC131164010 gene encoding heat shock 70 kDa protein, mitochondrial; translated protein: MATSVLLRSIRRRDLHSASFSACKFLTGHSKSSWTAFPLAHKWATLARPFSSKPPGNDVIGIDLGTTNSCVAVMEGKNPKVIENSEGSRTTPSVVAFSPKGELLVGTPAKRQAVTNPTNTVFGTKRLIGRRFDDPLTQKEMKMVPYKIVRAPNGDAWVEANGQQYSPSQIGAFILTKMKETAESYLGKMITKAVITVPAYFNDAQRQATKDAGRIAGLDVQRIINEPTAAALSYGLNNKEGLIAVFDLGGGTFDVSILEISNGVFEVKATNGDTFLGGEDFDNTLLEFLVSEFKKTDGIDLSKDRLALQRLREAAEKAKIELSSTSQTEINLPFITADASGAKHLNITLTRSKFESLVNHLIERTRSPCKNCLKDAGVSIKDVNEVLLVGGMTRVPKVQEVVAEIFGKSPSKGVNPDEAVAMGAAIQGGILRGDVKELLLLDVTPLSLGIETLGGIFTRLITRNTTIPTKKSQVFSTAADNQTQVGIRVLQGEREMASDNKLLGEFELVGIPPAPRGMPQIEVTFDIDANGIVTVSAKDKATGKEQQITIRSSGGLSDDDIEKMVKEAELHAQKDKERKTLIDIRNSADTTIYSIEKSLSEYRDKIPSEVATEIESAVADLRKAMTGDDSEEIKSKLDNANKAVSKIGEHMSKSSGGGSSDGGSQGGDKTPEAEYEEVKKG